One stretch of Anaerobacillus alkaliphilus DNA includes these proteins:
- the lipA gene encoding lipoyl synthase: MAKQEEYIRKPDWLKIKLTTNDSYTGLKKMMREERLHTVCEEARCPNIHECWAERKTATFMILGDICTRACRFCAVKTGLPTELDLGEPERVANSVRTMGLKHVVITAVARDDLKDGGANVFAETVRAIRRKSPFCTIEVLPSDMMGSIDNLKTLMDARPNILNHNIETVKRLTPRVRARATYERSLTVLKNAKEMYPNIPTKSSLMIGLGETKEEIIETMDDLRAHGVDILTIGQYLQPSKSHIKLVKYWTPEEFAEFKEIAMSKGFSHCESGPLVRASYHADEQVNEAQARQEALKVQKD, translated from the coding sequence TTGGCAAAACAAGAAGAGTACATACGCAAACCCGATTGGTTAAAGATTAAGCTTACGACAAACGACTCATATACAGGTCTTAAGAAAATGATGAGAGAAGAAAGACTTCACACTGTCTGTGAAGAGGCACGTTGTCCTAATATCCACGAATGTTGGGCCGAAAGAAAAACTGCCACGTTTATGATTTTAGGAGATATTTGTACGAGAGCTTGTCGTTTCTGTGCCGTAAAAACAGGCTTACCAACAGAATTAGATTTAGGTGAGCCAGAACGAGTTGCAAATTCTGTTCGAACAATGGGATTAAAACACGTGGTTATCACTGCTGTAGCCAGAGACGATTTAAAGGATGGCGGAGCAAACGTATTTGCAGAAACTGTTCGAGCGATCCGTAGAAAAAGTCCGTTTTGTACAATTGAGGTTCTGCCTTCAGATATGATGGGCTCAATCGACAACTTAAAGACATTAATGGATGCAAGGCCAAACATTTTAAACCATAATATTGAAACGGTAAAACGATTAACTCCAAGAGTTCGTGCGAGGGCAACTTACGAACGTTCTTTAACGGTATTAAAAAACGCTAAAGAAATGTACCCAAATATTCCAACGAAGTCTAGTTTAATGATCGGTCTAGGTGAAACGAAAGAGGAAATCATTGAAACAATGGATGACCTCCGTGCTCATGGTGTCGATATCCTTACAATAGGACAGTATTTACAACCAAGTAAAAGTCATATCAAATTGGTAAAGTACTGGACGCCAGAAGAGTTCGCAGAGTTTAAAGAAATAGCAATGTCTAAAGGATTTAGTCATTGTGAGAGCGGCCCGTTAGTTCGCGCCTCTTATCATGCCGATGAGCAGGTAAATGAAGCTCAAGCAAGACAAGAAGCATTAAAAGTACAAAAGGATTAG
- a CDS encoding YhcN/YlaJ family sporulation lipoprotein, with the protein MKKLLLAMAVSIVLVATGCQAMMENSSPIAQDNQELFSSKNRSGDTTVINPDRNYHDVQRFGYVRHQRETALPRGGVNPHVAVYDPELLADAISKLAVLIPDVNEVATLVTASEVLIAYDTTTTDRFQTADQVKRTAISCVPRYFHVYVSDNPEMMDTIGRYRSLTTRSENVNEVLEQTIHEMLQSPQGRRVDASENENGEYDINMNSYMDKKNHNDQIRHGIN; encoded by the coding sequence ATGAAGAAATTACTTTTGGCGATGGCTGTAAGTATAGTATTGGTTGCTACGGGGTGTCAAGCAATGATGGAAAACAGTTCCCCTATAGCACAAGACAATCAAGAGTTGTTCAGCAGTAAAAACCGAAGCGGTGATACGACTGTCATTAATCCTGACCGCAATTATCATGATGTACAACGTTTTGGTTATGTACGTCACCAGCGAGAAACAGCACTCCCTAGAGGTGGAGTTAATCCTCACGTAGCTGTTTACGATCCTGAATTATTGGCAGATGCAATTAGTAAGTTAGCGGTTCTAATTCCAGATGTAAATGAAGTAGCTACTTTAGTTACTGCTAGTGAAGTATTAATTGCTTATGACACAACAACTACAGATCGCTTCCAAACGGCGGATCAGGTTAAAAGAACTGCCATTAGTTGCGTACCTAGGTATTTTCACGTATATGTCTCTGATAATCCTGAAATGATGGATACGATTGGGCGTTATAGAAGCCTCACAACAAGATCAGAAAATGTGAATGAGGTTTTAGAGCAAACAATCCATGAAATGTTGCAATCGCCACAAGGAAGACGAGTCGACGCTAGCGAAAATGAAAATGGCGAATACGACATTAACATGAATAGCTATATGGATAAGAAAAACCATAATGACCAAATTAGACACGGTATTAATTAA
- a CDS encoding YutD family protein: MIRVQGVSFEVIQEERDAWDEEAFKARYSDVLNKYDYIVGDWGYSQLRLRGFFDDSNRKATFDSKISTLPEYLFEYCNFGCPYFVLRRVKEERVANKKTKEPEKELVTE, from the coding sequence ATGATCCGTGTACAAGGAGTAAGCTTTGAAGTTATTCAAGAAGAAAGAGATGCTTGGGATGAAGAAGCTTTTAAAGCTCGCTATAGTGATGTCTTAAATAAGTATGATTACATTGTCGGTGATTGGGGTTATAGCCAATTGCGTTTACGAGGTTTTTTTGATGACTCAAATCGCAAGGCAACTTTCGATTCGAAAATCAGTACGTTACCAGAATATCTGTTTGAATACTGTAATTTTGGCTGTCCTTACTTTGTGTTACGCCGGGTAAAGGAAGAGCGAGTCGCAAACAAGAAAACGAAAGAGCCTGAGAAAGAATTGGTAACTGAATAA
- a CDS encoding DUF3055 domain-containing protein — protein sequence MTERFYLYDDIEQTKTRFVSFMGENQRFDLAIMSTSRYYGKQIVLDMQSNRLGIIGTDDLEEPGYLEFAFNLSEEDAEDLRSFLYEVIA from the coding sequence ATGACCGAACGTTTCTATCTTTATGATGATATAGAACAAACGAAAACCCGATTTGTAAGCTTCATGGGAGAAAATCAACGGTTTGATCTTGCGATTATGTCAACTAGTCGTTATTATGGTAAACAGATTGTTCTAGATATGCAATCGAATCGACTGGGTATTATCGGAACTGATGACTTAGAAGAGCCTGGGTATCTTGAATTTGCATTTAATTTAAGTGAAGAAGATGCTGAGGATCTTCGTAGCTTTTTGTATGAGGTTATCGCTTAA
- the glpX gene encoding class II fructose-bisphosphatase produces MERELALEIVRVTEAAALASAQWMGRGKKNEADNAATSAMRAMFDSVNMKGTVVIGEGELDEAPMLYIGEELGNNHGPEVDIAVDPLEGTSIVAKGHPNAMAVIAIADKGCLLHAPDMYMEKIAVGPKAAGLVRLDDPIEKTIDIIAKMTNKRVQDVTVIIQERPRHDEIIERVRKKGARVKLFGDGDVGAAIATALPQTGIDLFIGIGGAPEGVISAAALKALGGDMQARLVPMNEEETARCKRMGLDDPTQILQLEDLVRGDDAIFAATGVSSGELLEGVRFLGGDLVETDSIVMRAKTKTVRYIKAHHHLSNKPHLVME; encoded by the coding sequence GTGGAACGTGAATTAGCGTTGGAAATTGTACGTGTTACAGAAGCAGCAGCATTAGCTAGTGCTCAATGGATGGGACGAGGCAAAAAAAATGAAGCCGATAACGCAGCAACGAGTGCGATGAGGGCCATGTTTGACTCTGTCAATATGAAAGGTACTGTGGTAATTGGGGAAGGCGAATTAGATGAAGCACCAATGTTATACATAGGTGAAGAACTTGGTAATAATCATGGACCCGAGGTTGATATTGCAGTTGATCCACTTGAGGGAACAAGCATCGTCGCTAAAGGACATCCTAATGCAATGGCTGTCATAGCAATTGCTGATAAAGGCTGCTTACTCCATGCACCAGACATGTATATGGAGAAAATTGCAGTTGGTCCTAAAGCTGCTGGTCTCGTTCGACTAGATGACCCGATCGAAAAAACCATTGATATTATCGCGAAAATGACAAATAAACGTGTTCAAGACGTGACAGTGATTATTCAAGAACGTCCACGCCACGATGAGATTATTGAACGCGTGCGTAAAAAAGGGGCTCGAGTAAAACTATTCGGTGACGGTGATGTTGGTGCAGCGATTGCTACTGCCCTACCACAAACAGGTATTGATTTATTTATCGGTATTGGTGGCGCGCCAGAAGGCGTAATCTCTGCTGCAGCCTTAAAGGCATTAGGCGGCGATATGCAAGCAAGACTTGTTCCGATGAATGAGGAAGAAACCGCCCGTTGTAAACGGATGGGGCTAGATGATCCTACGCAAATCTTGCAGTTAGAAGATTTAGTGCGTGGTGATGACGCCATTTTTGCTGCAACAGGAGTTTCATCTGGAGAACTTCTTGAAGGAGTTCGTTTCCTTGGAGGAGATCTGGTTGAAACAGACTCCATTGTCATGCGTGCAAAAACAAAAACAGTTCGGTACATAAAGGCGCATCATCATTTATCAAACAAACCTCATTTGGTGATGGAGTAA
- a CDS encoding DUF86 domain-containing protein, whose protein sequence is MYFVDRKTIEEKLSIMDEYLKFYNSKSEWSSFQDKLALERVAHIVVEAIIDVGNSIIDGFIMRDPGSYEDIIDILLDEKVIDEGDANSFKAVVTLRTMVVRDYTKIDHEAIQSVFTDNDKSLVNFAPSVREYLKNELGHVTAFIPEQK, encoded by the coding sequence ATGTATTTTGTTGATCGTAAGACAATTGAAGAAAAACTCTCCATTATGGATGAGTATCTCAAATTTTATAATAGTAAGTCAGAGTGGTCTTCATTTCAGGACAAGCTGGCATTAGAAAGAGTGGCCCATATTGTTGTTGAAGCAATAATTGATGTAGGGAACAGTATTATCGATGGATTTATTATGAGAGATCCTGGGAGCTATGAGGACATCATTGATATCCTTTTAGATGAAAAAGTAATTGATGAAGGCGATGCTAATAGCTTTAAAGCTGTCGTAACGCTTAGAACAATGGTCGTACGTGATTACACAAAAATTGATCACGAGGCTATCCAGAGCGTTTTTACTGACAATGATAAATCATTAGTAAACTTTGCTCCATCTGTTAGGGAATACCTGAAAAATGAACTAGGTCACGTAACAGCGTTTATACCAGAGCAGAAATAA
- a CDS encoding helix-turn-helix transcriptional regulator: MGNQVSTRDQILGLLKVNKQLTVSEMAVELNITEMAVRRHLNTLERDNIIDTLLVRQAMGRPTNMYYLTKAGQEMFPRNYAPLTVDLLRDIEDLNGSEMVEKLFQRRKERMKEKYGSRVTDHESLEARIAELARLQNEQGYMVEWEKDTEGNYLFKEYNCPISEIAQEYPVACKCELSLFQELLGTEDIDCEVCMAVDSEPHCFYKIKSMS; this comes from the coding sequence ATGGGAAACCAAGTATCTACAAGGGATCAAATTTTAGGATTGCTTAAAGTAAATAAGCAACTGACAGTCTCTGAAATGGCTGTTGAGCTTAATATTACTGAAATGGCAGTAAGACGTCATCTTAATACGCTAGAGCGAGATAACATTATTGATACACTTTTGGTACGACAGGCGATGGGCCGTCCGACAAATATGTATTATTTAACAAAAGCAGGACAAGAAATGTTTCCACGTAACTATGCGCCATTAACCGTAGATTTGTTAAGGGATATAGAGGACTTAAATGGCAGTGAAATGGTCGAAAAGTTATTTCAACGTCGAAAAGAGCGAATGAAAGAAAAGTACGGATCCCGAGTAACTGATCACGAATCATTAGAAGCTAGAATAGCAGAGCTAGCTCGTCTGCAAAATGAGCAGGGGTATATGGTGGAATGGGAAAAAGATACTGAAGGTAATTACCTCTTCAAGGAATACAACTGCCCAATTTCTGAAATTGCACAAGAATACCCTGTTGCTTGTAAATGTGAGTTGTCATTATTTCAAGAATTGCTAGGTACTGAAGACATAGACTGTGAAGTTTGTATGGCAGTCGATTCCGAACCGCATTGCTTTTATAAAATAAAATCAATGAGTTAA
- a CDS encoding TIGR01457 family HAD-type hydrolase — protein sequence MKHYEGYLIDLDGTMYRGKERIDEAVDFVKELVKRNIPYLFVTNNSSKTCAQVADHLSEMGIPATDDQVFTTSLATAQYIAEEKQDAKIYMIGEEGLRDALEKQGFTIQDDDVDYVIMGIDRDITYEKLAKACLAVRAGAKFISTNGDIALPTERGFMPGNGSLTSVVAVSTETAPIFIGKPESIIVNQALEVIGTPREKTVMVGDNYQTDIMAGINAKMDTIMVHTGVTSKEQLTTYTKQPTFSIHSLSEWKFV from the coding sequence ATGAAGCATTATGAAGGTTATTTAATCGATTTAGACGGAACAATGTACCGTGGCAAAGAACGAATTGACGAAGCAGTAGATTTTGTGAAAGAACTAGTAAAACGCAACATACCTTATTTATTTGTTACGAATAACTCTTCAAAAACCTGCGCACAAGTTGCCGATCATTTGTCCGAGATGGGAATCCCAGCTACTGATGACCAAGTGTTTACAACAAGCTTAGCAACGGCTCAATATATCGCTGAAGAAAAGCAAGATGCAAAAATCTATATGATCGGAGAAGAAGGCTTACGAGATGCGTTAGAAAAGCAGGGATTTACAATTCAAGACGACGATGTTGATTACGTGATTATGGGCATTGATCGAGACATTACATACGAAAAGTTAGCAAAAGCCTGCTTAGCTGTAAGAGCCGGAGCAAAATTCATTTCTACAAACGGTGACATTGCCTTACCTACAGAACGAGGCTTTATGCCTGGGAATGGCTCACTAACGTCGGTCGTTGCAGTTTCTACAGAAACAGCGCCAATCTTCATAGGAAAACCAGAATCGATTATTGTAAATCAAGCACTAGAAGTAATCGGGACACCGAGAGAAAAAACGGTAATGGTAGGGGATAACTATCAAACGGATATCATGGCTGGCATTAACGCTAAGATGGACACAATTATGGTGCATACAGGAGTTACCTCTAAAGAGCAGCTCACTACCTATACTAAACAACCCACTTTTTCGATACATTCATTAAGTGAGTGGAAGTTCGTATAA
- a CDS encoding phosphatidylglycerophosphatase A, which translates to MKKEMDIVEKTAREWLEKRGVTLDDIADLVYFLQVKYHTNLDIEDCRENVDRVLGKREVQNAVLTGIQLDMLAEKNLLEPPLLDIVQRDEGLYGVDEIIALSIVNVYGSIGFTNYGYIDKQKPGILEKLNDKEGEMCHTFLDDIVGAIAAAASSRLAHRAANVE; encoded by the coding sequence ATGAAAAAAGAGATGGATATTGTTGAAAAAACAGCTAGAGAATGGTTAGAAAAACGTGGGGTAACCTTAGATGATATTGCAGACCTTGTCTATTTTCTTCAAGTTAAATATCACACAAATTTGGATATTGAAGACTGTCGTGAAAATGTTGATAGAGTACTCGGAAAACGAGAGGTTCAAAATGCCGTCTTAACCGGCATCCAACTGGATATGCTCGCTGAAAAGAACTTACTTGAACCGCCACTTTTAGATATTGTCCAGCGAGATGAAGGATTATATGGAGTAGATGAAATTATCGCCCTCTCAATTGTAAATGTATACGGATCCATTGGTTTCACTAATTACGGATATATTGATAAACAAAAGCCTGGAATTCTTGAAAAATTAAATGATAAAGAAGGAGAAATGTGCCACACATTTCTAGATGACATTGTAGGAGCAATAGCAGCTGCAGCGTCAAGCCGATTAGCACATCGAGCTGCGAACGTGGAGTAA
- the yutH gene encoding spore coat putative kinase YutH has translation MFERNIFDEYKLYCEQRFVLGEHEGFTAKNNHYIVVCVDQIEDHEIKEMVNMGNHLTANGDHEIATFIPTIKNTLTSFVDGQNCILLQLPRYVSRSKMQKSLGYELARLHRRGKTFQSGNREGGTWSQFWLKRLNQLEMLYVDLSKQPKKYSFDQAFMISFPYYLGRTETAIQYMVDSNLDFGQQIKQEPKTICHYQFSPNTWLTYDEKTAAGVKSPIEFVYDYPSRDLSEWMRVISRQDAEPYRKINEFIRGYETVETISPISWRYIYGRLLFPIDYFRIVEGYYRSIDDEEAEKYTDQLFELLGEEKKTEAFLRDFHQTILPQHHITLVPQVDWLRREERPNSSLRNTYNHFQRRH, from the coding sequence TTGTTTGAGAGAAACATCTTTGATGAGTATAAGCTTTATTGTGAGCAGCGTTTTGTGTTAGGTGAGCATGAGGGGTTTACAGCAAAAAATAATCATTACATTGTTGTATGTGTGGATCAAATTGAGGATCATGAAATTAAAGAGATGGTAAACATGGGGAATCATCTTACGGCTAACGGTGATCATGAGATTGCTACCTTTATACCAACGATAAAGAATACACTCACTAGTTTTGTAGATGGACAGAACTGTATCTTATTGCAACTTCCACGGTATGTTTCGCGAAGCAAGATGCAGAAATCATTGGGTTATGAATTAGCACGGTTGCACAGACGAGGCAAGACGTTTCAAAGTGGAAACAGAGAGGGAGGAACTTGGTCTCAATTTTGGTTAAAACGGTTAAATCAATTAGAGATGCTTTATGTAGACCTTTCAAAGCAACCGAAAAAATATAGCTTTGACCAAGCCTTTATGATTTCATTTCCTTATTATTTAGGTAGAACGGAAACAGCAATTCAATATATGGTCGACAGTAACCTTGATTTCGGGCAACAGATAAAGCAAGAGCCGAAGACCATTTGCCATTATCAGTTTTCTCCAAACACATGGCTCACCTATGATGAGAAAACAGCTGCAGGAGTAAAGAGTCCGATTGAATTTGTTTATGATTACCCAAGTCGAGATCTCTCAGAATGGATGAGGGTGATTTCAAGACAGGATGCGGAACCTTATCGAAAGATTAACGAGTTTATTAGGGGATATGAAACAGTCGAAACAATATCTCCAATTTCATGGCGTTATATTTATGGTCGTCTACTTTTCCCAATTGATTACTTTAGGATTGTAGAGGGTTATTACCGCAGTATTGATGATGAAGAAGCAGAAAAATATACAGACCAACTCTTTGAATTATTAGGTGAGGAAAAGAAGACCGAAGCATTCTTACGAGACTTTCATCAAACAATCCTTCCTCAGCATCACATAACTCTTGTGCCTCAGGTTGATTGGCTTCGAAGAGAGGAAAGGCCAAATTCATCTTTACGTAATACCTATAATCACTTTCAGCGTAGGCACTGA
- a CDS encoding 2-hydroxyacid dehydrogenase, with amino-acid sequence MTKPYVFITRKLPEETIVDLLDVADVSMWPYEEEPVPREKLMEEAKKANGLLTMLSDKIDNELINQASHLKVVANLAVGFDNIDVEEATKKGIAICNTPDVLSDTTADLTFALLMATARRVVEAAQYIKDGQWKNWGPMLLAGTDIHHKTIGIVGMGRIGEAVAKRATGFEMEILYHNRTRKHEAESKLGANYCSFEELLKNSDFIVCLAPLTAETRGMFNEQAFKQMKETAIFINASRGDVVDEQALFYALKNGVIKAAGLDVFQNEPIGAEHPLLKLPNLVAIPHIGSASVETRKVMAELASRNIRNVLLDRQPEAIVNHVVLSQS; translated from the coding sequence ATGACGAAGCCATATGTATTTATAACGAGAAAATTACCAGAGGAAACAATTGTGGATTTACTAGATGTGGCAGATGTATCGATGTGGCCATATGAAGAAGAACCAGTTCCCCGTGAAAAGTTGATGGAAGAAGCAAAGAAAGCAAACGGTCTACTGACGATGCTCTCTGATAAGATTGATAACGAGCTTATAAATCAAGCATCACACCTAAAGGTAGTAGCAAATCTGGCTGTTGGGTTTGACAATATCGATGTAGAAGAGGCCACTAAAAAAGGAATTGCCATTTGCAATACACCAGACGTCCTATCAGATACTACGGCAGATTTAACATTTGCATTACTAATGGCTACTGCAAGAAGGGTAGTTGAAGCTGCACAATACATAAAGGACGGTCAGTGGAAAAATTGGGGTCCAATGTTGTTAGCAGGGACAGACATTCACCACAAAACCATTGGCATAGTGGGCATGGGGCGTATCGGAGAGGCTGTAGCAAAACGAGCAACAGGATTTGAGATGGAGATCTTATATCATAACCGTACACGTAAACACGAAGCGGAGAGTAAACTTGGTGCAAATTATTGTAGCTTTGAAGAATTACTTAAAAATAGTGATTTTATCGTTTGTTTGGCACCTTTAACTGCCGAAACTAGAGGGATGTTTAATGAACAGGCATTCAAGCAAATGAAAGAGACAGCGATATTCATAAATGCTTCTCGGGGTGACGTAGTCGACGAGCAAGCATTATTTTACGCCTTAAAAAATGGGGTCATTAAGGCAGCAGGTTTAGATGTGTTTCAAAATGAACCAATTGGTGCTGAGCATCCATTGTTAAAACTACCTAATCTTGTGGCAATTCCACACATAGGTAGTGCAAGTGTGGAAACGAGAAAGGTGATGGCAGAACTGGCTAGCAGAAATATTCGGAATGTCCTTCTAGATAGACAACCAGAAGCAATTGTTAATCATGTTGTACTCTCACAATCATGA
- a CDS encoding DUF1450 domain-containing protein, whose amino-acid sequence MNRIECCFINRLNGCDELFKSLEKQPDIQVTTLNCIGNCLICAERFHCIVNGVRVVATSEEELRQLIVVNLQKK is encoded by the coding sequence ATGAATAGGATTGAGTGTTGTTTCATAAATAGGTTAAACGGATGTGATGAACTGTTTAAATCCTTAGAGAAACAGCCAGATATCCAAGTCACTACTCTTAACTGTATCGGAAATTGTCTCATTTGTGCAGAACGTTTTCACTGTATTGTTAATGGAGTTCGAGTTGTTGCTACCTCAGAAGAAGAGCTCCGTCAATTGATTGTAGTGAACCTCCAAAAAAAATAA
- a CDS encoding homoserine dehydrogenase, whose amino-acid sequence MTNKVSIGLLGLGTVGSGVVRIIENHQQELQHQVGARVTVEKILVKDALKQRAVEIDETLLTEDPEEVIANPEIDVIVEVMGGTNEARDYIIRALNNKKHVVTANKDLMALYGAELLTVASKNGCDLFYEASVAGGIPIIRSLVEGLSSDRITKLMGIVNGTTNYILTKMSNEGSSYEEVLQEAQDLGYAESDPTSDVEGLDAARKMAILSTLGFSMNIALEDVSAQGISEVTEEDLDYAKQLGYRMKLVGIAKRDQGKVEISVQPTLLPKNHPLASVNDVFNAVYVYGEAVGETMFYGPGAGSLPTATAVVSDMITVMKNMRLGVNGRSALPPLYEKQLKTDEEIISKYFMRLHVEDKAGAFAAITTLFSENNVSFEKLLQMPIKNKDLAEVVIVTHKTNKKTYELIQSCLRDLDVVKDVRSSYRIEGVSYDE is encoded by the coding sequence ATGACAAATAAAGTATCAATCGGACTGTTAGGATTAGGAACTGTAGGTAGTGGTGTCGTCCGTATTATTGAAAATCACCAACAAGAACTTCAGCATCAAGTGGGGGCTAGAGTGACCGTAGAAAAAATCCTTGTGAAAGATGCCTTGAAGCAAAGAGCAGTTGAAATTGATGAAACACTCCTAACTGAAGATCCAGAAGAGGTTATTGCCAATCCTGAGATTGATGTGATTGTTGAAGTCATGGGTGGGACAAATGAAGCTAGAGACTATATTATTCGTGCTTTAAACAACAAAAAACATGTTGTAACAGCTAATAAGGATCTTATGGCATTGTATGGCGCAGAATTACTAACCGTAGCATCGAAAAATGGCTGTGATTTGTTTTATGAGGCTAGTGTTGCTGGGGGTATTCCGATTATTCGTTCCCTTGTGGAAGGATTATCTTCTGACCGAATTACAAAATTAATGGGAATTGTTAATGGAACAACCAATTATATATTAACGAAGATGAGTAATGAAGGAAGTTCATACGAAGAAGTACTTCAAGAAGCACAAGACTTAGGGTACGCAGAAAGTGATCCAACTTCTGATGTTGAAGGTCTTGATGCGGCTAGGAAAATGGCGATCCTAAGTACTTTAGGGTTTTCTATGAATATTGCACTTGAAGATGTGTCTGCACAAGGAATTTCTGAGGTTACTGAAGAAGATTTAGACTATGCAAAACAGCTTGGCTATCGCATGAAACTAGTTGGTATCGCAAAGCGTGATCAAGGAAAAGTAGAGATTAGTGTCCAACCAACACTTTTGCCAAAAAATCACCCGTTAGCATCCGTTAATGATGTGTTTAATGCGGTTTATGTATACGGGGAAGCTGTTGGTGAAACGATGTTTTACGGACCCGGGGCAGGATCTTTACCGACGGCAACAGCGGTTGTATCGGATATGATTACCGTCATGAAAAATATGCGTCTTGGTGTCAATGGCAGAAGTGCGTTGCCGCCACTCTATGAAAAGCAATTAAAAACAGATGAAGAAATCATTTCTAAATATTTCATGAGACTTCATGTAGAAGATAAGGCCGGAGCATTTGCTGCGATCACAACACTATTCTCCGAAAATAATGTTTCATTTGAAAAGCTTTTGCAGATGCCAATAAAAAACAAGGATTTAGCTGAAGTTGTCATTGTTACGCATAAAACGAACAAAAAAACGTACGAATTGATCCAAAGTTGCTTACGAGACCTAGATGTGGTGAAAGATGTGAGGAGCAGCTATCGTATTGAGGGGGTAAGCTACGATGAGTAG
- the thrC gene encoding threonine synthase, protein MSRWKGLLHEYKDFLPINEQTPMLTLNEGNTPLIRLDTLSERWGVDLYVKVEGANPTGSFKDRGMVMAVAKAKEEGSKTIICASTGNTSAAAAAYGSRAGLRSIIVIPEGKIALGKLAQAVMYGAEIFEIKGNFDDALTIVRKISEVEPITLVNSVNPYRIEGQKTAAFEICDALGKAPDVLAIPVGNAGNITAYWKGFKEYHDKNQTGLPEMRGFEAEGSAAIVRNSVIPNPETIATAIRIGNPASWKQAVDAATSSNGAIDYVTDEEILEAYQLLAKTEGIFAEPASCASIAGLFKQLNSGEIQRGAQVVCVLTGNGLKDPTTAMNTITVKPTVLPNDEDAFLKQIRGGVYQ, encoded by the coding sequence ATGAGTAGATGGAAAGGTTTATTACATGAATACAAGGATTTTTTACCCATCAACGAACAGACACCAATGCTAACTTTAAATGAAGGTAACACACCGTTAATTCGCTTAGACACGCTTTCAGAAAGATGGGGAGTAGATCTCTATGTAAAAGTAGAGGGTGCTAACCCTACAGGTTCTTTTAAGGATCGCGGAATGGTTATGGCAGTTGCTAAAGCAAAAGAGGAAGGCAGTAAGACAATCATTTGTGCTTCTACTGGTAATACTTCCGCAGCGGCAGCAGCCTATGGCTCTAGAGCAGGTCTACGATCAATTATTGTTATACCTGAAGGGAAGATTGCCCTTGGAAAACTTGCTCAAGCGGTGATGTATGGGGCTGAGATTTTTGAGATTAAAGGGAATTTTGACGATGCTTTAACCATTGTTCGAAAAATTAGTGAAGTTGAGCCAATTACTCTTGTAAACTCTGTAAATCCATATCGGATTGAAGGCCAAAAAACAGCTGCCTTTGAAATTTGTGATGCTCTTGGGAAAGCGCCAGATGTGTTGGCAATCCCGGTTGGTAATGCTGGTAACATAACAGCTTATTGGAAAGGGTTCAAAGAATACCATGACAAAAACCAAACGGGTTTACCTGAGATGCGTGGTTTTGAAGCAGAAGGCTCTGCAGCGATTGTTCGTAACTCAGTCATTCCAAATCCAGAGACTATCGCAACAGCAATTCGGATTGGTAACCCAGCTAGTTGGAAACAAGCAGTAGACGCTGCTACATCATCAAACGGTGCTATTGATTATGTGACAGATGAAGAGATTTTAGAAGCATATCAATTACTTGCTAAAACAGAAGGTATATTTGCTGAACCAGCTTCTTGTGCTTCGATTGCGGGGTTATTTAAACAGTTGAATAGTGGTGAAATCCAAAGAGGAGCACAAGTTGTCTGTGTCCTAACAGGAAACGGATTAAAAGACCCAACGACAGCAATGAACACTATTACAGTAAAACCAACAGTCCTACCGAATGACGAAGATGCTTTCTTAAAGCAAATTCGAGGTGGTGTTTATCAGTGA